A genomic stretch from Natronomonas gomsonensis includes:
- a CDS encoding acyl-CoA carboxylase subunit beta — protein sequence MSEETRMEDLLEELREAKRAVADEGRPDAVESQHAQDKLTARERVEYLCEEFDEIGQLAAPAPTTPETADWDREDAPADGVVAGVGDIDGRPVAIAATDFTVKGGSIGHTGGEKLKRVMELALERGFPTVLLHDGGGHRIQEGLDARPTAQGDGGIFRLQTKLSGWVPIVSSMMGPGFAAPTNFSAMADFVPMVEGSTLGVAGPSLVKAALGVDLSKEELGGAGFQTAETGMADRAYEDDEACLDGIREFLSYLPRNARRDPPTADARPPSETARERLLDVMPADPKKGYDIYAIVEGVTDEGTFFETKPEFARNIVTGFARIDGRPVGVVANNPRVMAGTIDADASTAAARFVSLCDAFGLPIVALEDVPGILPGPDSERDGVARAAGKLPFELNGATVPVVNLVLRRGYGFGHVAMGGGESVQNVLTAVWPTAEVAAMGIEGAVDVVHGREIEAADDPETKRRELVEFYKDRTDAIRSVEGVGMDAVIEPTETYGWVKRALNRYDEPREEEWPPKKHAINPW from the coding sequence ATGTCGGAGGAAACGCGAATGGAGGACCTTCTCGAAGAACTGCGGGAGGCAAAACGGGCCGTCGCCGACGAGGGGCGGCCGGATGCCGTCGAGAGCCAGCACGCACAGGACAAACTCACTGCCCGCGAGCGCGTCGAGTACCTCTGTGAGGAGTTCGACGAAATCGGCCAACTCGCCGCCCCGGCGCCGACGACGCCCGAGACCGCCGACTGGGACCGGGAGGATGCCCCCGCCGACGGCGTCGTCGCTGGCGTCGGCGACATCGACGGCCGCCCCGTCGCCATCGCCGCCACCGACTTCACGGTTAAAGGTGGCTCCATCGGCCACACCGGCGGCGAGAAACTGAAGCGAGTCATGGAGTTGGCGCTCGAACGCGGCTTCCCCACCGTCCTCCTCCACGACGGCGGCGGCCACCGCATTCAGGAGGGACTGGACGCCCGCCCCACGGCACAGGGCGACGGCGGCATCTTTCGGTTGCAGACGAAACTCTCCGGGTGGGTTCCCATCGTCTCGTCGATGATGGGCCCCGGGTTCGCCGCCCCGACGAACTTCTCGGCGATGGCCGACTTCGTGCCGATGGTCGAAGGGTCGACGCTCGGCGTTGCCGGCCCCTCGCTGGTGAAAGCCGCCCTCGGCGTCGACCTCTCGAAGGAGGAGTTGGGCGGCGCTGGGTTCCAGACGGCCGAGACGGGCATGGCCGACCGAGCATACGAAGACGACGAGGCCTGTCTCGACGGTATTCGTGAGTTCCTCTCGTATCTACCGCGGAACGCTCGTCGCGACCCGCCGACTGCCGACGCGCGTCCGCCCTCCGAGACCGCCCGCGAACGCCTGTTGGATGTGATGCCCGCCGACCCGAAGAAGGGCTACGACATCTACGCCATCGTCGAGGGCGTCACCGACGAGGGGACGTTCTTCGAGACGAAACCGGAGTTCGCCCGCAACATCGTCACCGGGTTCGCCCGCATCGACGGCCGACCGGTCGGCGTCGTCGCCAACAACCCCCGGGTGATGGCCGGGACCATCGACGCCGACGCCTCCACCGCGGCCGCGCGGTTCGTCTCGCTGTGTGATGCTTTCGGCCTCCCCATCGTCGCCCTCGAAGACGTGCCCGGCATCCTCCCCGGGCCGGATTCCGAACGCGACGGTGTCGCCCGCGCGGCCGGCAAACTCCCCTTCGAACTCAATGGCGCGACGGTGCCGGTCGTCAATCTCGTTCTCCGGCGCGGTTACGGCTTCGGCCACGTCGCCATGGGCGGCGGCGAATCCGTCCAGAACGTCCTCACGGCCGTCTGGCCGACCGCGGAGGTCGCCGCGATGGGTATCGAGGGCGCCGTCGACGTCGTCCACGGACGGGAAATCGAGGCGGCCGACGACCCCGAGACCAAACGGCGGGAACTCGTCGAGTTCTACAAGGACCGCACCGACGCCATCCGGTCGGTCGAGGGCGTCGGGATGGACGCCGTCATCGAACCCACCGAAACCTACGGCTGGGTGAAACGCGCGTTGAATCGCTACGACGAACCCCGCGAAGAGGAGTGGCCGCCGAAGAAACACGCAATCAATCCGTGGTAG
- a CDS encoding phosphotransferase family protein, with protein sequence MTDPPQTVLAEAFPGVSVQSVTTPPEGNRKRTAVVDLDDGRTVVVQQSPDAETLRTEMRVTQEVATRTTIPVPAVLDVGRIDVRGYCVTEYIEGDNLHERFVSLSPGQQARIARRFGHALAELHEAFPFEEFGTVRAENGTLRANGPDEYEPWLVGHGEAGVRALPAAFADLEAPLREAIRETTGRKNPRPRLYPWDLRPGNALVESGELVAVLDWGEPLAATAGLSVAKTERLVADWYVDDPTRIRAAFREGYSSVRPVPEPTRRERLIAVLRSAVDADGEVTRPGYPERTGDDAVAFHQNRLEALL encoded by the coding sequence GTGACTGACCCGCCGCAGACCGTCCTCGCGGAGGCGTTTCCGGGGGTGTCCGTCCAGTCGGTCACGACGCCGCCAGAGGGGAACCGAAAGCGAACGGCTGTCGTCGACCTTGACGACGGCCGCACGGTCGTCGTCCAACAGTCGCCCGACGCCGAGACACTCCGGACGGAGATGCGGGTGACACAGGAAGTCGCGACTCGAACGACGATTCCGGTCCCCGCCGTCCTCGATGTCGGCCGCATCGACGTGCGGGGCTACTGCGTCACCGAGTACATCGAGGGAGACAACCTCCACGAGCGGTTCGTGTCTCTCTCACCTGGCCAGCAAGCGCGAATCGCACGGCGGTTCGGCCACGCGCTCGCCGAGTTACACGAGGCGTTCCCCTTCGAGGAGTTCGGCACCGTCCGTGCCGAAAACGGAACGCTACGGGCGAACGGACCGGACGAATACGAACCGTGGCTGGTCGGTCACGGCGAGGCCGGCGTTCGTGCCTTACCGGCCGCGTTTGCCGACCTCGAAGCGCCGCTACGTGAAGCGATACGGGAGACAACGGGCCGGAAGAATCCCCGGCCTCGACTGTATCCGTGGGACCTGCGCCCCGGCAACGCACTCGTCGAGTCGGGAGAACTCGTCGCCGTCCTCGATTGGGGTGAACCGCTCGCGGCGACAGCCGGCCTCTCGGTCGCCAAGACCGAACGCCTCGTCGCCGACTGGTACGTCGATGACCCGACACGGATTCGGGCGGCGTTCCGAGAGGGCTACAGTTCCGTTCGGCCGGTTCCGGAACCGACGCGACGGGAGCGACTGATAGCCGTTCTCCGCTCGGCGGTCGACGCCGACGGCGAAGTCACGCGGCCGGGGTATCCCGAACGTACCGGCGACGACGCCGTCGCCTTCCACCAAAACCGACTGGAGGCGTTGTTGTAA
- a CDS encoding HAD family hydrolase, whose protein sequence is MTYSAVLFDLDGTLCEQAQSPEAVYRGAFEAAGIEPFGDPDDLWAALGDSPPPDDQASYLAAGFTKVAAQHGRAPVDATALSEGFLEVVDYARVTPSPGAQTAVETARNHARVGVVTNGPESRQAQKLDALAFGDCFETVVYAGDLPRRKPHRDPFDAALNALDAAPSDALYVGDSLEYDVAGAQNAGLASAWYSPTEVDPEPYRPEHVLGSLSDLASVVEP, encoded by the coding sequence GTGACCTACAGCGCCGTCCTGTTCGACCTTGACGGAACCCTCTGTGAGCAGGCCCAATCGCCGGAGGCAGTGTACCGTGGAGCCTTCGAGGCGGCCGGCATCGAACCGTTCGGTGACCCCGACGACCTGTGGGCGGCGCTCGGTGACTCGCCGCCACCGGACGACCAAGCGAGTTATCTGGCGGCCGGATTCACGAAGGTAGCTGCCCAACACGGCCGGGCGCCGGTTGACGCGACAGCCCTCAGTGAGGGGTTTTTGGAGGTCGTGGACTACGCCCGAGTGACGCCGTCGCCGGGTGCGCAGACAGCCGTCGAGACGGCCCGGAACCACGCTCGGGTCGGCGTCGTCACCAACGGCCCCGAATCGAGGCAGGCCCAGAAACTGGACGCGCTCGCGTTCGGCGACTGCTTCGAGACGGTCGTTTACGCGGGCGACCTTCCGCGCCGGAAACCGCATCGCGACCCCTTCGATGCCGCACTCAATGCGCTCGATGCCGCGCCGAGCGATGCGCTCTACGTCGGTGATTCACTGGAGTACGACGTTGCCGGCGCACAGAACGCGGGGCTGGCGAGCGCGTGGTACTCGCCGACGGAGGTCGACCCCGAACCGTACCGACCCGAACACGTCCTCGGTTCGCTGTCCGACCTCGCCAGTGTGGTCGAACCGTGA
- a CDS encoding beta-alanine-activating enzyme beta-propeller domain-containing protein — protein sequence MPTRRRLLRSVGAAAVGGVLAGCTGLDELGGANDGVLAAVDASDGTERWTFEANDWIRSSPAFADGTVYVGSDDTYCYAVDAGDGTERWRASLGAGSEDWVRSAPTVVDGTVYVGSDSSHLYALDTDDGSEEWSIETEDWVRSSPTVAEGTVYVGDESGVLYAVGADSGTVRWRYRTDDAIEGTPAVADGTVYVGSRESGVHAVDIESGTDRWQAATGEEFVAGPAVADERVYIGNTDGRMYALGVDSGTVQWDRTLDDSGVYRRATLADGALYVSTSEGRLYAMDTDGAPRWEVGLGGEAYSAPAVADGMVYVGSDDKTLYAFDTDGVRQWTYSMPDWIRTDPLVVDGTVYAGSD from the coding sequence ATGCCAACACGCAGACGCCTCCTCCGGAGTGTCGGTGCCGCTGCCGTCGGCGGGGTCCTGGCGGGATGTACGGGCCTCGACGAACTCGGCGGCGCCAACGACGGGGTTCTGGCGGCCGTCGATGCCTCTGACGGCACCGAGCGATGGACCTTCGAAGCCAACGACTGGATACGCTCCTCGCCGGCGTTCGCCGACGGGACCGTCTACGTCGGGAGCGACGACACCTACTGCTATGCGGTCGACGCCGGCGACGGGACAGAGCGGTGGCGAGCCTCCCTCGGAGCGGGGTCCGAAGACTGGGTCCGCTCGGCGCCGACGGTCGTAGACGGGACGGTGTACGTCGGCAGCGACAGCAGCCACCTCTACGCGCTGGATACGGACGATGGGTCCGAAGAGTGGTCAATCGAGACTGAAGACTGGGTGCGTTCCTCGCCGACGGTCGCCGAGGGAACGGTGTACGTCGGCGACGAATCCGGCGTGCTATATGCGGTCGGGGCCGATTCCGGGACGGTCCGCTGGCGGTACCGAACCGACGATGCCATCGAGGGCACACCAGCCGTCGCCGACGGAACCGTCTACGTCGGGTCACGCGAAAGCGGCGTTCACGCCGTCGACATCGAATCCGGAACTGACCGGTGGCAGGCGGCCACGGGCGAGGAGTTCGTCGCTGGCCCGGCCGTCGCCGACGAGAGAGTCTACATCGGCAACACCGACGGACGGATGTACGCACTCGGCGTCGACAGCGGGACGGTCCAATGGGACCGAACCCTCGACGACAGCGGCGTGTACCGGCGAGCGACGCTGGCCGACGGCGCCCTCTACGTGAGCACGTCGGAGGGCCGACTCTATGCGATGGACACCGACGGCGCGCCACGATGGGAGGTCGGTCTCGGAGGCGAAGCCTACTCCGCACCCGCGGTTGCCGACGGCATGGTGTACGTCGGCAGCGACGACAAGACGCTGTACGCCTTCGACACCGATGGCGTACGCCAGTGGACGTACTCGATGCCGGATTGGATTCGGACCGACCCGCTCGTGGTCGATGGGACGGTGTACGCCGGGTCGGACTGA
- the purB gene encoding adenylosuccinate lyase — protein sequence MTDRGPLYAVSPLDGRYARYTEPLTEYVSEAALMRARVEVEVEYLIALADLEATPLSLDEETRETLRNRYESFDADDAAVVKQLETEGYAGYSATNHDVKAIEYFVRMALPQEDEQGPWVHFGLTSEDVNNLAHRLLVKPAVEEVLIPEIRDLRDTLAVEARQYRELPMLARTHGQPATPTTYGKELAVYASRLGRTLGRVEAAAANLSGKLAGASGTYAAHHVAYPDVDWRAFSKSFVESLGLEHTELSTQVNPCDDLAAVFDALRGVNNVLRDLDLDMWLYVSDRYLGQETVEGETGSSTMPHKVNPIDFENSEGNLTKANSDLTFLADYVTTSRLQRDLSDSTVKRNIGAAFAHCLIGYGKTAKGLSKVEPNEAVMREELEANPEIIGEAVQTILRREGDTEAYERIKALTRGQRATLEDFRELFDELDVEESVREELHDLTPAGYTGLGSELVEEV from the coding sequence ATGACCGACCGGGGCCCGCTGTACGCCGTCTCGCCGCTGGACGGCCGCTACGCCCGTTACACCGAACCGCTCACAGAGTACGTCAGCGAGGCCGCGCTCATGCGTGCCCGCGTCGAGGTCGAAGTCGAGTACCTCATCGCCCTGGCCGACCTCGAGGCGACGCCGCTGTCGCTGGACGAAGAGACACGCGAGACGCTCCGGAACCGATACGAATCCTTCGACGCCGACGACGCCGCCGTCGTCAAACAGCTCGAAACCGAGGGGTACGCCGGCTACAGCGCGACGAACCACGACGTGAAGGCCATCGAGTACTTCGTCCGGATGGCCCTACCGCAGGAGGACGAACAGGGGCCGTGGGTCCACTTCGGTCTCACGAGCGAGGACGTGAACAACCTCGCCCACCGCCTGCTCGTGAAACCCGCCGTCGAGGAGGTGTTGATTCCCGAGATTCGAGACCTGCGAGACACTCTGGCCGTCGAGGCCCGGCAGTACCGCGAGTTGCCGATGCTCGCACGCACCCACGGCCAGCCGGCGACGCCGACCACCTACGGCAAGGAGTTGGCGGTGTATGCCTCGCGACTCGGCCGGACGCTCGGACGCGTCGAGGCGGCCGCCGCCAACCTCTCGGGGAAACTCGCCGGCGCCTCCGGCACCTACGCCGCCCACCACGTTGCCTACCCCGACGTCGACTGGCGAGCGTTCTCGAAATCCTTCGTCGAGTCCCTCGGTCTCGAACACACCGAACTGTCGACGCAGGTCAACCCCTGTGACGACCTCGCAGCGGTGTTCGACGCGCTGCGTGGGGTCAACAACGTCCTCCGAGACCTCGATTTGGACATGTGGCTGTACGTTTCGGACCGCTATCTCGGCCAGGAAACCGTTGAGGGCGAAACTGGGTCCTCGACGATGCCACACAAGGTCAATCCCATCGACTTCGAGAACAGCGAGGGCAACCTCACGAAGGCCAACTCTGATTTGACGTTCCTTGCCGACTACGTCACCACCTCACGCCTCCAGCGGGATCTCTCGGATTCGACCGTCAAGCGCAACATCGGCGCGGCATTCGCTCACTGTCTCATCGGCTACGGCAAGACCGCCAAAGGGCTCTCGAAGGTCGAACCGAACGAGGCGGTGATGCGGGAGGAACTGGAAGCCAACCCCGAAATCATCGGCGAAGCCGTCCAGACCATCCTCCGTCGGGAGGGCGACACCGAGGCCTACGAGCGCATCAAGGCACTCACACGCGGCCAGCGGGCGACGCTGGAAGACTTCCGTGAGTTGTTCGACGAACTCGACGTCGAGGAGTCCGTTCGCGAGGAACTGCACGACCTCACTCCCGCCGGCTACACCGGACTGGGAAGCGAGTTGGTCGAGGAGGTTTGA
- a CDS encoding CNNM domain-containing protein has protein sequence MNGVELTLRLLAGVLLILANGFFVAIEFALTRVRQYPHAEFDTPGLRRAWEMTEDLEIYLTSCQVGISATSIAVGIVAEPALAALINPIFENTLLTAIGAGGILAFVIINLLHLTHGEQTPTYLGVERTKFVARYGATPLYWFAKLLYPVIVLGDSVAKWTLGLFGIEMTGAWLETETDRVESRADLRHRLGALLDNGDLTNERKEEVINAFSVGELPVSEVMTHRSDIVFLSTAVSAQENLDRIGTSPHTRFPLIGDDPSDYRGIVYVPTVVDQLDDLRRGESSFEDIAAPPMTLSTDTPISDAVDLFQDEHQELALVTDDTDGTVVGLITATDAFEAVMGEIEDPLDIELQDRTTAPQ, from the coding sequence ATGAACGGGGTGGAACTAACGCTTCGCCTGCTCGCGGGGGTCTTGCTCATTTTGGCGAACGGCTTTTTCGTTGCAATCGAGTTCGCGCTGACCCGTGTCCGTCAGTATCCACACGCCGAATTCGACACCCCGGGTCTCCGGCGGGCTTGGGAGATGACGGAGGACCTCGAAATCTATCTCACGAGTTGTCAGGTCGGAATTTCCGCGACCAGTATCGCTGTCGGCATCGTCGCAGAGCCAGCGTTGGCTGCGTTAATCAATCCGATTTTCGAAAATACGCTCCTTACAGCGATTGGGGCGGGGGGCATTCTCGCGTTCGTCATCATCAATCTGCTCCACCTGACCCACGGCGAACAGACACCGACCTATCTCGGGGTCGAACGGACGAAGTTCGTCGCTCGGTACGGTGCGACTCCCCTCTATTGGTTTGCCAAACTGCTCTATCCGGTTATCGTACTCGGCGACAGCGTCGCCAAATGGACGCTCGGGCTTTTCGGCATCGAGATGACCGGTGCCTGGCTCGAAACCGAAACCGACCGTGTCGAATCGCGGGCAGACCTCCGTCACCGACTCGGGGCGTTACTCGACAACGGAGACCTCACCAACGAACGCAAAGAGGAGGTTATCAACGCGTTCAGCGTGGGCGAACTGCCGGTGAGTGAGGTCATGACCCATCGGTCGGACATCGTGTTCCTCTCGACGGCCGTCTCTGCACAAGAGAACCTCGACCGAATCGGAACGAGTCCACACACACGATTTCCGTTGATTGGTGACGACCCCTCCGATTATCGAGGAATCGTCTACGTCCCCACAGTCGTCGACCAACTCGACGACCTCAGACGCGGCGAGAGTTCGTTCGAGGACATCGCCGCCCCGCCGATGACGCTTTCCACAGACACCCCCATCAGCGACGCCGTCGATTTGTTTCAGGACGAACATCAGGAACTCGCGCTCGTGACTGACGACACAGACGGAACCGTCGTGGGATTGATTACCGCGACGGACGCCTTCGAGGCGGTGATGGGTGAAATCGAAGACCCGCTGGATATCGAACTCCAAGACCGAACGACCGCTCCACAGTAA
- the lysA gene encoding diaminopimelate decarboxylase, with protein MSLAASPLVKRLADWDADRLGRVADEHGTPLYVMDHDRIRENFARFDAAFDFAHVMYAAKANTGRAVIRTLYDAGADIECAAAGELDRALKAGVAPEDLQYTAVNPPDGDLDYAVDLWEDTPELTITAGAEMTLDRLEERGFDGRLALRVNPGIGTGHHEKVATGKDAKFGLPYDEVERVAEDARDRFDFVGLHAHVGSGVLSDDLADHQRALGKVADLAERVGDIEFLDLGGGFGVPYRPEEPPLDIEAAAEMVRKVTEDVDATIALEPGRYLVADAGALLTRVNTIKQTPETRVVGVDAGLTAMIRPAMFDSYHHIRNVTGDDREAVESSVGGPLCTSADVFCTDRPIPRPEAEDLLAIGNVGAYGINLASQFHSQPKPAEVAIEGDDVRLTRRRETFDDLTRLEDETPGTE; from the coding sequence ATGAGTCTCGCCGCCTCGCCGCTCGTCAAGCGCCTCGCCGACTGGGACGCCGACCGCCTCGGACGGGTGGCCGACGAACACGGTACGCCGTTGTACGTGATGGACCACGACCGCATCCGGGAGAACTTCGCGCGGTTCGATGCCGCGTTCGACTTTGCCCATGTCATGTACGCTGCGAAGGCAAACACCGGCCGAGCGGTCATACGGACGCTGTACGATGCCGGGGCAGATATCGAGTGTGCTGCCGCCGGCGAACTCGACCGCGCGCTGAAAGCCGGCGTCGCACCCGAAGACCTCCAGTACACCGCCGTCAATCCGCCCGACGGCGACCTCGATTACGCCGTCGACCTCTGGGAGGATACCCCCGAGTTGACGATTACGGCAGGCGCCGAGATGACGCTGGACCGCCTCGAAGAACGCGGCTTCGACGGCCGTCTCGCCTTGCGTGTCAACCCCGGTATCGGCACCGGCCACCACGAGAAGGTCGCCACCGGCAAGGACGCGAAGTTCGGACTGCCGTACGACGAGGTCGAACGCGTCGCCGAGGATGCTCGGGACCGGTTCGACTTCGTTGGGCTTCACGCCCACGTCGGCAGTGGCGTTCTCTCCGACGACCTGGCCGACCACCAACGGGCGCTCGGGAAGGTCGCCGACCTCGCCGAACGCGTGGGCGACATCGAATTCCTCGATTTGGGTGGTGGCTTCGGCGTCCCCTACCGACCCGAGGAACCGCCGCTGGACATCGAGGCCGCCGCCGAGATGGTCCGGAAGGTGACGGAGGACGTCGATGCGACCATCGCCCTGGAACCCGGGCGGTATCTCGTCGCCGACGCCGGGGCGCTTCTCACGCGGGTCAACACCATCAAACAGACCCCCGAGACGCGCGTCGTCGGCGTCGATGCCGGCCTGACGGCGATGATTCGTCCCGCGATGTTCGACTCCTATCACCACATCCGCAACGTCACCGGCGACGACCGCGAGGCCGTCGAATCGAGCGTTGGCGGACCGCTGTGTACCAGCGCCGACGTGTTCTGTACCGACCGGCCGATCCCGCGGCCCGAGGCCGAGGACTTGCTGGCCATCGGCAACGTCGGCGCCTACGGCATCAATCTCGCCAGTCAGTTCCACTCCCAGCCCAAGCCCGCCGAAGTCGCAATCGAGGGCGACGACGTTCGCCTGACGCGCCGCCGCGAGACGTTCGACGACCTGACGCGACTGGAAGACGAGACCCCCGGCACCGAGTAA